TTTTGTTGCCAAATGTTTTTAAGATTATTTACATAACAGATGTTTCAACCAGGCAGGAAATAGAAAAAGCAAGAATTTCAAGGCAAATGGGGGAGCATGTTGTACCAGCAGCTGCTTTTGAAATAACGTCTATTAGGCCCAATTTGCTATTAAACTCAATTAAAGTTTTTTTTAAAAGCGGATGGTTCTTTGCTAGGAAGAAAAATTATATTCGATCTGTTGTAAGGCCCCATTTTTATGAAGAAGGGGTTTTATCTATTTCTAAGAGAGCTGTAAGGCAAATTATTGAACATTGTGTTTCTGAGTATGATAGAAATTATATTGTTTATGATCTTAAAATCAAAAAAGATGGAAACAATTACCTTTTTAAACTGTTTTTAAATATTCCTCTTGGAAATAACTTGCTTAATAATACAGAAATGCTTAGAACCTATATTATTACGAACGTACTTAAGTATACAATAATTAATATATTATCTATCGATATAGTTATACATAAATTTTATGACAAAAAAGATTATTTAGAAGAGAGCTATGAAGGTTGATTTTGACGATTTGAATAATATTTTTTTTGTAGGAATAAAGGGAAGTGGGGCTTGTTCTCTGGCTTGTTTTTTAAATTCAAAAGGGTATTGTGTAGAAGGGGTAGATGTTTCTGATAAATTTTATACCGATGAAATTTTAAGTAATAATAAAATATCTTATTATGATAATATTTATGAGTTTTCATTAAAACAGCTTGATAGGTCTTTTGATTTAATAGTATATTCTTCAGCCTATAATAAGGATGGTTTGCAAGTTTTACTTGAGGCAAAAGAATTAAATATACCTATTTTATCTTATCCTGAGGCTCTTGGAGAGCTTTCTAGAAAGTACTATAGCATTGGAATTGCAGGTTCTCATGGTAAAACTACCACTACGGCGTTTTTAGGTGTTCTTTTTAATAAATTAGGATTAAATCCCAATGTTATTGTGGGGTCAAGTGTTAAAGATTTTAAAGATAATTCTGCAATAGCAGGTATTAGCAATATTTTTATTGTTGAAACTTGTGAATATAAGAAACATTTTTTGAATTTTAGCCCTAATATGCTTATTTTAACCAATGTTGACTACGAGCATGTTGATTTTTTTAAAAATTATGAGGCTCTTGAAGAGGCTTTTTTACAGTATATTAATAATTTAAAGAAAAATGGAATATTGATAATTAATTCCGATGATAATAATTTGCTTAAAATTAAAAGGCAAATCAACAGAAAAGATATAAGTATTTTTAGCTATGGGTCTGGAGATTTATCTGATTTTCAAATAAGTAATATTGCAGTTAGGAGTGAATATTTTTGTTTTTCTTTTTTAGGCTTGTTAAATGTTGAGCTTAAGACTGTTTTATTTCATAATGTATTAAATTTTTCAGCAGCGCTTTTGGCTTTAAATCTTTTCTTAGAAAGTAATGGGAAATCAATTTTTGATTTTGAAGAAGCAATAAAGAGAATTGCAAAAAATTATAGCGGTATAAAAAGAAGGGTTGAAGTTGTTAAAGAGGAAAATGGAGTGATTTACATGGACGATTATGCTCATCATCCTAGGGAAATTAAAAATACTCTTTTTGGTATTAAAAATTTTTATAAGAATAAACGTATAATTTTGGATTTTATGCCTCATACCTTTACAAGAACAAAAGAATTTTTTGCCGATTTTGTTGAAGTTCTAAGTGCTGCCGATATATTAATTTTGCACAATATATATCTTTCAAATAGGGAAAATTTTAATCCAGATGAACTTTCTGTTAAATTGTTTTTAAATATTAAAAAAATAAATAAGAATACTTATTTTTTTAAGGATGTTAAAGACTCTATTAATTTTATAAAAAGTTTATTAATATCTGGAGACTTGTTTATTACAATGGGCGCTGGAAATAATTTTATTTTACACGATTTTCTGTAAGGGTGTTATATTGAAAAGCATGACGGGATTTTTTTATTTGGAAAAGATAATTGGTAACTATATGTTTAGTGTTAATTTGAAATCTTATAATGGAAAGTTTTTAGAATTTAAATTTAGGTTACCAGAAATTTTTTCTGGCTATGATCTTGATATAAGAAATTTGATTTCAAAATATATTAGCAGAGGCAATGTTTTTTTAAATGTAGGATATAAAGAATTGGTTCCTAGTGTGAATTTTACGATTAATCCCAATTATATTGAGGCTATTTCTAGGCTTAGAGATTCTTTGGCACATACCAATCTTAATATTAAAAACGAACTAAGTTTGGGCGATTTTTTATCATTAAAAGGAGCTTTGATAATTGATGAGGATAGTGAACATCAAGAAGAGATTTATGGGTTGTTTAAAGGTGTTCTAGAAGAAGCTTTATTACATTACAATAATGGAAGAAGTTTTGAAGGAGAAAATACCAAGTCAGACATAGTGTCAACCCTTGTGTTAATAGAGCGGGACCTTAAAATTGTTAAAGATGCTTGCAGTGATATAAATGTCAAATTATTTGCAAGTATTAAAGAAAATATTTCTAAATTAATGGATGAATTTAGAGATTTAAATATTGCAGAAGAGGCAGCTAAAATGGCAATTCGTCTAGACATTAATGAAGAGATCATGCGCTTAGATTCTCATATAGAAACTTTTTATAAAAATCTTGAATATGAGATATGTGGTAAAGCTCTTGAATTTATTTCTCAAGAAATGCACAGAGAAATAACAACCATGAGTAATAAGGCGGTTGATCTTGATATTAAGAATTTGATTTTGAATATGAAGTTAAATTTAGAAAAAATAAAAGAGCAAATAAGGAATGTTGAATGAAAATAGCACTTTCTGGTAAGAGTGGTTGTGGCAATACTACTGTAAGCGGGATGATTGCCAAACATTACGGTCTTGAGTTTATTAATTATACTTTTCATGATATTGCAAGAGAGCATAATATTCCTTTTTCAGAGTTTTATGAAAAAGAGATAATAGGCAGAAATGATTATTATTGGGATAAATACCTTGATAATAGATTGTCTGTGCTTTCTAGAAAAAATAATACAGTGCTTGCATCTCGTCTTGCTATTTGGATTTCTAAGAGTGCTGATTTAAAAATATATCTTTATGCTAAAATGGAAGTTAGAGCTGAGAGAATAATGACTAGAGAGGGGGGCATGTATTCTGACGTTTTAAGCAGTACTTTTATTAGAGATGAAAATGACAAAAAAAGATATTTAGCTATTTACAATATAGATATTGATGATTATTTTTCAGAGACCGATTTAGTGATTGATGTTACAAATATTAATCCAAATGAAGTTTTTGAATTAATTAGAGATGAAATTGATAAAAGAAACTTGAAAAAAAATAGCTAAACTTATTTAATATGTTTGGTTTATAAGGAGATTAAATGACTAAAGTGCCTTTAAAAAAAATACAAGATTTTGATGGAAATTTTTATGAACTTGTTGTTGCAACTATAATGCGCACTGAGCAAATTATAGACAATATTTCTTTAGCAGAACACGCTATTTTTGATGATAAAATATTAGGGCAAGCTTTTAATGACGTTTTGACTGGTAAATTTAGATATTCAATTGAAGGAAGATAGAGTAGTTTTTATTTTTGGCCCTACAGCTGTGGGCAAAAGCAATATTTTATTTCATTTTCCAAAAAATAAAGCAGAAATTATTAATGTTGACTCTATTCAAGTTTATAAAGAGTTTAATATAGCTTCTTCAAAGCCAAGTAAAAATTTAATGAAACATATAAAGCATCATTTAGTAGATTTTTTAGATCCCGAAAAGGATTATACTATTGGAATTTTTTACGAACAAGCTTTAAAAATAGTAAAAGAAATAAGACAGAAAAAAAAAATTCCTATATTTGTAGGAGGTACTGCTTTTTATTTTAAGCATTTAAAGGATGGATTTCCTTCAACACCCTTGGTTACTTCTAAAATAAGAATTTATGTAAACAATCTTTTAGAGCTTAAGGGTAAATCTTATCTTTTAAAAGAATTAAAAAATGTAGATCCCATCAGATTTAATATGTTAAATAAGAATGATATTTATCGCATTAAAAGATCGCTTGAGGTTTACTATCAAACAGGAATTCCTATTAGCCAATTTCAAAAAAAACAAAGTAGCGAATTTAAAAATATTGTGATTATAGGCCTTAAGAGATCTTTTGAAGATTTGAAAACCAGAATATCAATAAGAATTAATGAAATGCTTAATAGTGGACTACTTTCCGAGATTAAAGGTTTATTTAGCAAGGGTTACAATGAAAATACTCCGGCTTTTAAAGGAATAGGCTATAATGAGTTTTTGTTATGGAAAAGTAGACCTTGCTATGGTTTAAATGATATAATAGGTTTAATAAACAAAAATTCGTTTTTATATGCAAAAAGGCAAATGACCTTTTTTGCCAAAATTTCTGATGTTTTATGGCTTCATCCAGAGGATGATTTAGATAACATTTTGAATTTAATTTTTAAGGTTGATAAGGAGATTTAGGGAGTGCCTTGCGGAAGAAAAAGAAAATTAAAAAAAATTTCTACCCATAAAAGGAAGAAAAAAAGAAGAAAAAATAGACATAAGAAAAAAAATAAGTAATTTATTACATTGATCGGACTTTTGTCCGGTTATGTAGTAAAGCTATTTAGAATGATCAATTATTAAATTGTTGACTATATTGATGTCTTTGCTAAAGATGTATCTTTTAGTTCCCTTGTAATTGACTAGGATCCAATTTCCTTCAATTCCATAGCGCTCTGTTTTTTCTAGTGTTTTTTCAATTTTTACGACTTCGTCTTTTCTGAGTAGAATTGCGTAATCATAATCCAATTCGCTATTTTTCTTAGTGCTTTTACTAAGAAAAGCATAATCTTTTATTATTATGCCCATTTTATTGCTAAAGCCAAGAATGCTGCTTTTGGGCAAATCTAATTTTTGAATGAGAGGAATTTTGTTATTTTTATTGCAAGCTAAAAGAATTAAGGATATTAAATATAATGTTTTTGTATTCATAATTTCCCAGATTTTTTATATACTACTTTAGTGTGTTACTATAATAATATAGTATTTTTTAGAATTTTTAAGGATTGTTAATGAAGAAATATCTTTTTTTTATTTTATTTCTCATCTCTTCTAATAATTTAATTGTTTCTTATCCACTTTCTTTTGGTGGAGGTTTTTCTTATCAATTTACTAATTATACTGATAAAACAGGCGCCACTAAATTTGCTCCAAATTTTACCAGAGCAGATCATGGGATTAATTTGAATTTATTTTTTGATGCAAATTATGTACTTTTTGAAATGTCTTACAAAGAGGCTTTTGTTGTTACTCACAATGGGAGATATTTCTCGCTTGGGCTTTATGGAACATATCCAATGGTTTTCAAAGAGCAGGTTAGAATGCTTTTCCCATTAATTGGGTTTAAATATGCTTTTGATTTAAGCTCTAATAACTTCAATCTCTTTTTTTTAAGCATGGGGCTTGCTGCTGATCTTTTTATTCCCGATCTTGATGGTTTATATATTAGGCCTTTGTTTATGCTTTCTATTTCTCCATTTTCTAATTATAAAAATTTTTCTGGGTTAACAACTGAGATTATGCTTGGATTTAATATCGGTTGGAGATTTTTCAATTAGGAAGTTTTATTCCTAAATGAAATGGGACAGGTCTTTCCTGTCCAAAGATGTTTGCTGTGAAGTTTAATTTGTAAGGAGCGTTATTTGATTTTACAACAAGAGTGCTTGAGCCCCCCCCGTCTAGATTAATAGCGTTAGTCATGCCGTAGCTTAATGCAAAATCAATAGCTTCATTAAGAGAGGCCCCTTTGCTATTATTGACACCCCTTCCTTCTATTGTAACAAGAAATAAA
The window above is part of the Borreliella burgdorferi B31 genome. Proteins encoded here:
- the murC gene encoding UDP-N-acetylmuramate--L-alanine ligase translates to MKVDFDDLNNIFFVGIKGSGACSLACFLNSKGYCVEGVDVSDKFYTDEILSNNKISYYDNIYEFSLKQLDRSFDLIVYSSAYNKDGLQVLLEAKELNIPILSYPEALGELSRKYYSIGIAGSHGKTTTTAFLGVLFNKLGLNPNVIVGSSVKDFKDNSAIAGISNIFIVETCEYKKHFLNFSPNMLILTNVDYEHVDFFKNYEALEEAFLQYINNLKKNGILIINSDDNNLLKIKRQINRKDISIFSYGSGDLSDFQISNIAVRSEYFCFSFLGLLNVELKTVLFHNVLNFSAALLALNLFLESNGKSIFDFEEAIKRIAKNYSGIKRRVEVVKEENGVIYMDDYAHHPREIKNTLFGIKNFYKNKRIILDFMPHTFTRTKEFFADFVEVLSAADILILHNIYLSNRENFNPDELSVKLFLNIKKINKNTYFFKDVKDSINFIKSLLISGDLFITMGAGNNFILHDFL
- a CDS encoding YicC/YloC family endoribonuclease, encoding MKSMTGFFYLEKIIGNYMFSVNLKSYNGKFLEFKFRLPEIFSGYDLDIRNLISKYISRGNVFLNVGYKELVPSVNFTINPNYIEAISRLRDSLAHTNLNIKNELSLGDFLSLKGALIIDEDSEHQEEIYGLFKGVLEEALLHYNNGRSFEGENTKSDIVSTLVLIERDLKIVKDACSDINVKLFASIKENISKLMDEFRDLNIAEEAAKMAIRLDINEEIMRLDSHIETFYKNLEYEICGKALEFISQEMHREITTMSNKAVDLDIKNLILNMKLNLEKIKEQIRNVE
- the cmk gene encoding (d)CMP kinase, with product MKIALSGKSGCGNTTVSGMIAKHYGLEFINYTFHDIAREHNIPFSEFYEKEIIGRNDYYWDKYLDNRLSVLSRKNNTVLASRLAIWISKSADLKIYLYAKMEVRAERIMTREGGMYSDVLSSTFIRDENDKKRYLAIYNIDIDDYFSETDLVIDVTNINPNEVFELIRDEIDKRNLKKNS
- a CDS encoding DNA-directed RNA polymerase subunit omega produces the protein MTKVPLKKIQDFDGNFYELVVATIMRTEQIIDNISLAEHAIFDDKILGQAFNDVLTGKFRYSIEGR
- the miaA gene encoding tRNA (adenosine(37)-N6)-dimethylallyltransferase MiaA; translation: MKEDRVVFIFGPTAVGKSNILFHFPKNKAEIINVDSIQVYKEFNIASSKPSKNLMKHIKHHLVDFLDPEKDYTIGIFYEQALKIVKEIRQKKKIPIFVGGTAFYFKHLKDGFPSTPLVTSKIRIYVNNLLELKGKSYLLKELKNVDPIRFNMLNKNDIYRIKRSLEVYYQTGIPISQFQKKQSSEFKNIVIIGLKRSFEDLKTRISIRINEMLNSGLLSEIKGLFSKGYNENTPAFKGIGYNEFLLWKSRPCYGLNDIIGLINKNSFLYAKRQMTFFAKISDVLWLHPEDDLDNILNLIFKVDKEI
- a CDS encoding lipoprotein; this translates as MNTKTLYLISLILLACNKNNKIPLIQKLDLPKSSILGFSNKMGIIIKDYAFLSKSTKKNSELDYDYAILLRKDEVVKIEKTLEKTERYGIEGNWILVNYKGTKRYIFSKDINIVNNLIIDHSK